Proteins from a genomic interval of Crassostrea angulata isolate pt1a10 chromosome 7, ASM2561291v2, whole genome shotgun sequence:
- the LOC128155976 gene encoding POU domain, class 4, transcription factor 3-like isoform X3: MSGYGLYHPHSQTLTTLGPPRDFGGDHDQYPVVWNKGNFFDDGILSRAEVLAAVDIPKQSSQNLMKHDGLYHGHTADLGGHNVTPPRHQMQMNCHTGFGPGDSMLEQLTSNHGMSLGGMPDNHYSIANSIPHSHHQMFQPSVCTNLNAMGSHHTFPGHHPVHPAIHDTECDPRELEAFAERFKQRRIKLGVTQADVGAALANLKLPGVGSLSQSTICRFESLTLSHNNMIALKPILQAWLEEAERQARERKEAEAGGLAAERKRKRTSIAAPEKRSLEAYFAVQPRPSGEKIAQIAEKLDLKKNVVRVWFCNQRQKQKRMKFSAVAPH, encoded by the exons ACGCTGACGACACTAGGACCCCCACGTGACTTTGGAGGGGACCACGACCAGTACCCAGTGGTGTGGAATAAg GGTAACTTttttgatgatggcattttatctCGAGCCGAAGTTTTGGCGGCCGTGGACATACCCAAGCAATCGTCACAAAACTTAATGAAACACGATGGACTTTACCATGGTCACACGGCGGACCTAGGGGGACACAATGTTACCCCACCCCGTCATCAAATGCAGATGAACTGCCACACGGGATTCGGTCCGGGGGACTCTATGTTGGAACAGTTAACATCCAACCATGGGATGTCGCTTGGCGGGATGCCTGACAACCACTACAGCATCGCTAACTCAATACCCCACAGCCACCACCAAATGTTCCAGCCCAGCGTCTGTACCAATCTCAACGCCATGGGAAGCCACCACACATTTCCCGGACACCACCCCGTGCACCCCGCCATACACGATACAGAGTGCGACCCCCGGGAACTAGAGGCGTTTGCTGAAAGATTCAAACAACGGAGAATAAAACTGGGGGTCACACAGGCCGATGTCGGGGCCGCGCTGGCCAACCTCAAACTACCGGGTGTCGGGTCCCTAAGTCAGAGCACAATTTGTAGATTTGAATCATTAACTTTGAGTCACAATAACATGATTGCCCTGAAGCCCATTCTTCAGGCTTGGCTCGAAGAGGCCGAAAGACAAGCTCGAGAGCGAAAGGAAGCGGAAGCTGGTGGTTTAGCTGCCGAACGGAAGCGGAAGAGAACCTCTATAGCAGCTCCAGAAAAACGTTCATTGGAAGCATATTTCGCGGTACAGCCTCGCCCGTCAGGGGAAAAAATCGCACAAATAGCAGAAAAATTAGacttaaagaaaaatgttgtcaGAGTTTGGTTTTGTAATCAAAGACAGAAGCAGAAACGGATGAAATTTTCCGCGGTGGCGCCTCACTGA
- the LOC128155976 gene encoding POU domain, class 4, transcription factor 3-like isoform X1, with protein sequence MMNAKQGVGISSLNPGHVSGGRYSPPYRPPDRMRCMSGTTGNFFDDGILSRAEVLAAVDIPKQSSQNLMKHDGLYHGHTADLGGHNVTPPRHQMQMNCHTGFGPGDSMLEQLTSNHGMSLGGMPDNHYSIANSIPHSHHQMFQPSVCTNLNAMGSHHTFPGHHPVHPAIHDTECDPRELEAFAERFKQRRIKLGVTQADVGAALANLKLPGVGSLSQSTICRFESLTLSHNNMIALKPILQAWLEEAERQARERKEAEAGGLAAERKRKRTSIAAPEKRSLEAYFAVQPRPSGEKIAQIAEKLDLKKNVVRVWFCNQRQKQKRMKFSAVAPH encoded by the exons ATGATGAACGCAAAGCAGGGAGTGGGGATCTCTTCGCTGAACCCGGGGCATGTGAGTGGTGGGAGGTATTCCCCACCCTACCGACCCCCAGACCGTATGCGATGTATGTCAGGAACCACG GGTAACTTttttgatgatggcattttatctCGAGCCGAAGTTTTGGCGGCCGTGGACATACCCAAGCAATCGTCACAAAACTTAATGAAACACGATGGACTTTACCATGGTCACACGGCGGACCTAGGGGGACACAATGTTACCCCACCCCGTCATCAAATGCAGATGAACTGCCACACGGGATTCGGTCCGGGGGACTCTATGTTGGAACAGTTAACATCCAACCATGGGATGTCGCTTGGCGGGATGCCTGACAACCACTACAGCATCGCTAACTCAATACCCCACAGCCACCACCAAATGTTCCAGCCCAGCGTCTGTACCAATCTCAACGCCATGGGAAGCCACCACACATTTCCCGGACACCACCCCGTGCACCCCGCCATACACGATACAGAGTGCGACCCCCGGGAACTAGAGGCGTTTGCTGAAAGATTCAAACAACGGAGAATAAAACTGGGGGTCACACAGGCCGATGTCGGGGCCGCGCTGGCCAACCTCAAACTACCGGGTGTCGGGTCCCTAAGTCAGAGCACAATTTGTAGATTTGAATCATTAACTTTGAGTCACAATAACATGATTGCCCTGAAGCCCATTCTTCAGGCTTGGCTCGAAGAGGCCGAAAGACAAGCTCGAGAGCGAAAGGAAGCGGAAGCTGGTGGTTTAGCTGCCGAACGGAAGCGGAAGAGAACCTCTATAGCAGCTCCAGAAAAACGTTCATTGGAAGCATATTTCGCGGTACAGCCTCGCCCGTCAGGGGAAAAAATCGCACAAATAGCAGAAAAATTAGacttaaagaaaaatgttgtcaGAGTTTGGTTTTGTAATCAAAGACAGAAGCAGAAACGGATGAAATTTTCCGCGGTGGCGCCTCACTGA
- the LOC128155976 gene encoding POU domain, class 4, transcription factor 3-like isoform X2: MKYFEDLDNVDRVTLTTLGPPRDFGGDHDQYPVVWNKGNFFDDGILSRAEVLAAVDIPKQSSQNLMKHDGLYHGHTADLGGHNVTPPRHQMQMNCHTGFGPGDSMLEQLTSNHGMSLGGMPDNHYSIANSIPHSHHQMFQPSVCTNLNAMGSHHTFPGHHPVHPAIHDTECDPRELEAFAERFKQRRIKLGVTQADVGAALANLKLPGVGSLSQSTICRFESLTLSHNNMIALKPILQAWLEEAERQARERKEAEAGGLAAERKRKRTSIAAPEKRSLEAYFAVQPRPSGEKIAQIAEKLDLKKNVVRVWFCNQRQKQKRMKFSAVAPH; this comes from the exons ATGAAATATTTCGAGGATTTAGATAATGTCGACAGAGTG ACGCTGACGACACTAGGACCCCCACGTGACTTTGGAGGGGACCACGACCAGTACCCAGTGGTGTGGAATAAg GGTAACTTttttgatgatggcattttatctCGAGCCGAAGTTTTGGCGGCCGTGGACATACCCAAGCAATCGTCACAAAACTTAATGAAACACGATGGACTTTACCATGGTCACACGGCGGACCTAGGGGGACACAATGTTACCCCACCCCGTCATCAAATGCAGATGAACTGCCACACGGGATTCGGTCCGGGGGACTCTATGTTGGAACAGTTAACATCCAACCATGGGATGTCGCTTGGCGGGATGCCTGACAACCACTACAGCATCGCTAACTCAATACCCCACAGCCACCACCAAATGTTCCAGCCCAGCGTCTGTACCAATCTCAACGCCATGGGAAGCCACCACACATTTCCCGGACACCACCCCGTGCACCCCGCCATACACGATACAGAGTGCGACCCCCGGGAACTAGAGGCGTTTGCTGAAAGATTCAAACAACGGAGAATAAAACTGGGGGTCACACAGGCCGATGTCGGGGCCGCGCTGGCCAACCTCAAACTACCGGGTGTCGGGTCCCTAAGTCAGAGCACAATTTGTAGATTTGAATCATTAACTTTGAGTCACAATAACATGATTGCCCTGAAGCCCATTCTTCAGGCTTGGCTCGAAGAGGCCGAAAGACAAGCTCGAGAGCGAAAGGAAGCGGAAGCTGGTGGTTTAGCTGCCGAACGGAAGCGGAAGAGAACCTCTATAGCAGCTCCAGAAAAACGTTCATTGGAAGCATATTTCGCGGTACAGCCTCGCCCGTCAGGGGAAAAAATCGCACAAATAGCAGAAAAATTAGacttaaagaaaaatgttgtcaGAGTTTGGTTTTGTAATCAAAGACAGAAGCAGAAACGGATGAAATTTTCCGCGGTGGCGCCTCACTGA
- the LOC128155976 gene encoding POU domain, class 4, transcription factor 3-like isoform X4, which translates to MKHDGLYHGHTADLGGHNVTPPRHQMQMNCHTGFGPGDSMLEQLTSNHGMSLGGMPDNHYSIANSIPHSHHQMFQPSVCTNLNAMGSHHTFPGHHPVHPAIHDTECDPRELEAFAERFKQRRIKLGVTQADVGAALANLKLPGVGSLSQSTICRFESLTLSHNNMIALKPILQAWLEEAERQARERKEAEAGGLAAERKRKRTSIAAPEKRSLEAYFAVQPRPSGEKIAQIAEKLDLKKNVVRVWFCNQRQKQKRMKFSAVAPH; encoded by the coding sequence ATGAAACACGATGGACTTTACCATGGTCACACGGCGGACCTAGGGGGACACAATGTTACCCCACCCCGTCATCAAATGCAGATGAACTGCCACACGGGATTCGGTCCGGGGGACTCTATGTTGGAACAGTTAACATCCAACCATGGGATGTCGCTTGGCGGGATGCCTGACAACCACTACAGCATCGCTAACTCAATACCCCACAGCCACCACCAAATGTTCCAGCCCAGCGTCTGTACCAATCTCAACGCCATGGGAAGCCACCACACATTTCCCGGACACCACCCCGTGCACCCCGCCATACACGATACAGAGTGCGACCCCCGGGAACTAGAGGCGTTTGCTGAAAGATTCAAACAACGGAGAATAAAACTGGGGGTCACACAGGCCGATGTCGGGGCCGCGCTGGCCAACCTCAAACTACCGGGTGTCGGGTCCCTAAGTCAGAGCACAATTTGTAGATTTGAATCATTAACTTTGAGTCACAATAACATGATTGCCCTGAAGCCCATTCTTCAGGCTTGGCTCGAAGAGGCCGAAAGACAAGCTCGAGAGCGAAAGGAAGCGGAAGCTGGTGGTTTAGCTGCCGAACGGAAGCGGAAGAGAACCTCTATAGCAGCTCCAGAAAAACGTTCATTGGAAGCATATTTCGCGGTACAGCCTCGCCCGTCAGGGGAAAAAATCGCACAAATAGCAGAAAAATTAGacttaaagaaaaatgttgtcaGAGTTTGGTTTTGTAATCAAAGACAGAAGCAGAAACGGATGAAATTTTCCGCGGTGGCGCCTCACTGA